The sequence below is a genomic window from Eubalaena glacialis isolate mEubGla1 chromosome 13, mEubGla1.1.hap2.+ XY, whole genome shotgun sequence.
aaaataggcatatGAACGTACCTGGAGGAAAGGGTGGCTGCCTGGCTTTGCCTCCTCTCCTGGcccctctccctgtctcccctgcctccagcctcccCAGCTTCTCCAATCCTGGCCCCACAGGGACAGATCTGTGAGACGGGGAAACACCGgcccccacctcccagggttTCTGGGAGAATAATCAGGGTCACAGGGGCTGGCACCCAATCTGGGGCATCTCCAGGGCAAGGGAAGCTCACTTTGGGCTTTACAGGTGGACAGACCTCACATTGTCACCCTGCCATGTGCCAGCCACGTGCCTTTGGATGtcattgtttctttaaatttatttatttatttatttttggctgcgttgggtcttcattgctgcgcgtgggcttcctctagctgcggcgagcaggggctactcttcattgtggtgtgcgggcttctcattgcagtggcttctcttgttgtggagcactggttctgggcgcgcaggcttcagtagttgtggttctcgggctctagagcacaggctcagtagttgtggtgcattggcttagttgctccgcggcatgtgggatcttcctggaccagggctcgaacccgtgtcccctgcattgggaggcggattcttaaccactgtgccaccagggaagccctgtcattttttctttaaactgtcTCAGCTCCAACATGGGCAAAAGCATCCCGTTAGCACACACTCATTTGCACATGTGAAAAACCAAGTGCCTACCTAGCCCTGTTTGTAAAGACGTGGATAAGGGATGGGTTAAAGTATGGTATGTTCACAAAATGGAATAAACAGCTACTAAAGGAATGAAGATACCCTTTACCTTTATGTACTGATTTGGGATAACACCCAAGCtagattaaggaaaaaaaaatgcacggAGCAGAAAGTGGGTACAATATGCTACTGTTTGTGTAAAGAGTGGAagaaaacatatatgtatatttctgtatttgCTTGGTTATTCAAAAGGAATAGGGATGTCACAAAAAAACTAGTGGCTGAGCCTGCCTACGGCGGGAGAACTGTGGCCAGAGGACAAGAGGGAGGGAGACTTTTCACCACATACCCTcttgtaccttttgaattttgaaccatgtgGATGAATACATtccttattcaaaaataaataaaattaagattttttttttttttaccaaccaCACCAGACACCCAACAGTTGTTCAAGAAGACAGTGAGGAAAGATTGGTTATCTCGATTTCTAGAGAGGGGGGTCCCCTGCCTTCCTCCAGCTCCACCCCCTCCAGGGCACAGGGTGGCACCTGTGACACCTGTGTCTTCCAAGGTCCAGGAGAGGGGCCACCTCTGACCTCTGATgtccccaggcccctcccttcTTCAGCTGGGaacaatttttacttaaaaatatcttttattttaaacccatcaattctctctctctcatacacacacccacactcatgcacagacacgcacacatcCTCTGTCAACAACAGTCTTTGTTTTTCCAAAAGTTCTGCCTTGTCTCTGAGCAGCCAGGGCTTGGGCCGGCTGGATGGGTCCTCACGGCTCTCCAGGGTGGGGTGGAGATGTCCCAGGGGGCCTGCTCAGAGGGTCATGGGCCCAGGCCATTGTCCTCTGGTCCCTACACAAAGAAGGGACCTGGGTTCAGCTCCTGGGGTCTTCCCCTGTTTGCCCAGTGGTTGGCCTCTGGCCTCCTTCTCAGGGTCCTGCTTGGAGCAAATGACACAGGGGTCCAGGCTCATCTCCGAGGCACTCGAACTGGGGCCACCCCCCTCACCTTCAAGCAGCTGCCCCCCAGGTCACGACGGCTACCctgcaggaagagagaaagaggtatTAGGGAGTTCAATTGGGTCATCATGAACACTGGAACTAACCTCTGTGTCCGGCAATAGGGGACTTGATAAAAAATCGGTTAGCTGCACAATCAAGTTCTTGCAGAAGGCAGAAGAAACTCTATATGGACTAACAGGGGATGACTAACTCTTTATGGACTAATATCGTTTAAGGACGAAAGCAAGGACTGAGTGCATGTTCCTGTGTGCTGAGATGTCCAGAGAGAAGGGCACACGGGAAATCACTAACGGGTTTCCTCAGAGGAGAGGAATGTGATGAGGAGACAGGATGGgaggaagccttttttttttttttaaactctatatacttttttacttttttcatttcttcctcgtGCGAtttgttgcttaaaaaaaaaatccaatatagTTTAAATCATAGTATTTTACACTCAAGGGCAGAACACACCCCACAGTGGTTCTCCCACTGCCTGGCTGTATACCCAGTGGCCTACTCGTCAACCTCAAAAGTAGATTCTGGAATTCTGGCCTCCCTGCCTTCATTCAGggtgttccctctgccaggaatatGCTCTCTGGTCCTATTCTAGGAAGATTTCTCTAGTCCTACAATTGCCTAGCACTTCTTGCCTTTCTGGGGCCAGGATAAAACCCAGAAGGGGAAGATGGGGTCTCTCTTGTGTTCTCCCATCAGGCTGGGagctcaagggggtggtcggggAAAGTCTTTCACTATGTAGTCCCAGTTCCAGCCCAGGGACTGGCGTGGAGCAGTTGCCAACCAACGCTGCTTGGATCAGGCGTGTCCACTGGAAGACGAGCTAATGGTGGCAGCCCCGGAAGCCACCTGTCCCTCACACTGCAGGGGCAGTCTCTACCCACTGTTCTGAGGTCTGACATGTGGGTTTCATCCTCACTGTAAGCCAGCGAGATCACAGACCTTAGAGTACCCCCTCTTTTGCAGCCTCCAGCGTTGCATGACTGTCTCAGAGGCACCCAGCCAGTTGGTAAAAAGGGCTGGGCTAGAAAAATCCATGTTGTCCAACAGTCTGTCCCGTTTCCAAGACACAATGGTGTCTGAAATCCCACTGTAAATGCTCACCCCCGAGCCTGACTAGGAGATAATGGGACCGGCATTTTTCTCAGCCATCTAGAGAAACAGCTGACCATCTCGGAGCTCTGCCCGCTACCCCGCTCCACTCCTGGGCCCAGGTTGGGGCAGATCCATCCAGATGCGAGCCCAGCCTCCCTTGAGGCTATCCGGGCCCAGGGACAGCGTGTTCATTCACAGGCAGGGCTATTTTGAGGGCTGAGGCCACAGTCCCAGCAGAGCCTGGGGCTTGGGCTTCTCAGACAAACTCTGGCAACAGTGGCTGAGAAGggcggatgggggtggggggtgcagtGTTGAGGTTGGAGGACAGAAAACCGACCTCCCACCTTTTCACTTTAAGTCCTCAGGGTAAGGGAGAGCCACCTCCACCCCAAGTCTGGCAGTCATTGCgagacctgtgtcccctgaggaTGCTGGGACTGTTCagctccctgaacctcagtttcttcatctatgaaatggggacaaAATGATTCTACTTGCCACCCCAGGGTGCAATCAAATGCAACCGCAGCTGTGAAAGAGGCTTGTAAACTGCCAAATGCATTTAGAAGAAGCCTTGACTAGGCCCCAGCTTCTTTGTCCCTTTGTGCTTCAGCGCCAAGGGCTCTGGGAAGCACTGTAGTTAGGAGGTGGCTAGAGTGAAACAGACCTGGGCTTCAACCCCTGCTCTGTCTTGGATTACCTGTCAGACCTCAGGCAAGTGACTTCAGCTCattgagcctcggtttccccatgtGTAAAGTTAGTTACTATGAGGATTACACACGTTAACGCAGGTAAAGCCCTTAGCACAGTGTCAGGgatatagtaagtgttcaatgaaTATTCACAAGTAttagcatcagcatcatctggtgATGGCACCTCCTTGCCCCACTGCCCTCTGTGCCACCTCTGCTCCTGAGCTGGTACGCCAAGTGGGGAAGGCCTTACAAGATGATCCTAtctgacccccacccccaggtaaCAAAAGGGAAAACAGGGCAGAGACAAGAACCTCCTTTCCACCTCCccttgctatttctaccacagaggGCCACACCTAACCCCTCCTTAAACAGGAAGATGCTACAGGGAGCTATTTCCATGGTGACCCCAACCCCAGACCAGCCAGCTGGGAACGAGGTGGTGGCTCAGGGTGAAGGGATAGGGTCTGGGGCCTTGGAGCTCTCTGGTCACCAAAGCTGAGAAGGAAGGCTCCCACAGGCTCCCCAAGACAGCCAGTTTTCTTCTAGTCGAGTCCTCAAGTCTTTGGGGGCCAGAGCCAGCCAGGATCACCCCTTTTGCTTATTCCCAGAGGAGCCTGTGTGCTTGAGAGCATGGCTTCCACAGCCAAATTTGGCTGGGTTCTAGGTCCTGTATACAGATCCCAGGGAAGCAGCCAGACCCAGGCGAGGCCCTGTCATCTGCGGGACAGGCCTGAGACCAGCAGAGAAGCCCCCAGCCTACCTGCTGTGGGGGGCAGGCACCTGATGGACACACCCTCTCCCCGAGGCCTGTTGTTACAGGGCCCTCCCATACTAACCTCTTCCACATCCCAGTTGGGCAGGCCTGAGTTCGAATCCTGACTCCATCATGGGCGGTGTCTCTGAACCAGTGACAGCATCTCTAAGCAGTTGGGGATAACCAGAGCACCTCCTTCCCCAGCTGCTGGGGGGTTTTAATGGTAACACGTGGAGAGCGCTTAGCACGAGAGATCAGTGCTCATCAAGACTGCTGACACTGCTGTCACTGGCCAGTCTTCGCCTACCCTCTATGCGTTGCCACCTTCAACGTCTACCCTCTTCCTTTTCTAGGCTCTAGCTCTGTGTCCTGCTCCTAGAACATCTTCCCCTACTGCCTCAACCTGCCTGCTTCCATCCCCAAGCCTCTGTCAGGAACTTAGCCACTGGGTCAGGGGCTTCCTCTGGCCCTGACAGTCCCTTTGTGCACCCCCCTCCCCATCAGACCACAACATCCCTGTTTTCAcctccaggccctgccctggccccGCACTGGGAGTTCCTGACGGTGGTGGATGGGCATCCACAACCTGCTTCTCTGGGAATGTTTTCAGAGTCGACAAAAAACAGCTGTCGGGTAGTTAAGGTTTGCTGAACTGAGTGAATAGGTGAAAAGCAGTCAGGGAGTATTGCCGAGGGCCCACAGACCAGGGCCCACAGCTGGGAGGATCAGGGACCCTGGAGAGAGTTCAAATCTGAACCGAAAAAGACTGacttagggaaactgaggcagcaaTGGCAGGTGAGAGGCCAGAAGGGGGTGGTCTGAGGCCAGGACACAGAGGCTTCCCCAGGACAGAGTGAAGAGGGGAGCTGGGGAAGTTGTGAGAACCAAAGACTAGGGGACCCAGAGGCGTGACTCCAATCccccatgccttttttttttttttttaatttttattttatactggagcatagttgattaacaatgttgtgttagtttcaggtgtacagcaaagtgattcagttatacctatacatgtatctattctttttcaaattcttttcccatttaggttattacagaatactgagcagagttccctgtgcccccATGCTCTTTCATTTTCCAAAAGGCCACGGGCCAGTCAGGgactctctcagcctcagtttccccagctgtaaatAGTAGCTGCTAGAATCCAAAGCTGTCACAAGACAAGCCTCCTTATTCTAAGAAAAGCCCAGGCCAGAAAAGGGAAAGGCTGGGGGTGAAGCAGGCTCCTTGGGGCCTGTGCAGGAGAACCAGCTTTCAACCAGGAGCACCCCCCAGCAACCTCTGCTGCTACTCACCCCCGTCCATCCCCTACCAGCCTGGTTCTCATCCTTACTTAGGACAGACCACAGGAGCTTACCTCCAGCTCTGCCCGGCTGGCTCAACAGTGCCCTTCCCCAGCACTCCATCTCTTTGGGGGCTGGGTATCCTCAAGAGACCCCCTCCTTCACACCTACTGCTCATCAGCTGGGTACCTCAGGCTCTTGACTGGGGGTGTGCATCCCCTTTTCTTCTCAGTGTCCTGCCCTTGGGTCAGTCTCAGGATACGGGACAATTATTTTACGGTAAGGGCAGCTCAGGGCAACACATACCCAGCAAACCCAGAGCCTGCATTCTGGCTTTCGAGCTGAGTAATGTGGGCACCCCTCTGAGCCCCAGGTCCTCACCAGTGATAAAACGGGCAGAACTACCTGCCTGACAGGGTTCTTGtgaaggtaaaaagaaagacCGGGAATGCGCGCCCGTACATAGGAAGAGCTCAGTAAATGATAGCCTTTGTTATGATTTCCCCACACGCTCTTCCCAGCACACTCCTAGTGGGAGGGGGTGTCCTTCGATGAGCAATCTCCATCCTCTAAATCACGCCCgagctctgggcttccctgcaCCCCTTGTTTGGGGAACATTGTGAGCGGTTCTGTTCCACACCAAACTCTGGGCCTGGAGGGCCGCACCCTCGACGACTCCACGTCTCTTCCCCCTCTCTTCATTGGGGTCTCGGCCCCTCTTTTGCTCCGTAATTGGCCCGTTCCCTGACCCTGCGGCCGCAGTACTGGAGCGCCGCGCGCACTCACCCCCTTGCGCTGGTTGCTGAGGCAGAAGGTGCAGATGGAACGCGGCTGGCGGCCGCCGTCGGGGGCGGCTGGGACCGCGCTCTTGGTGGTGCCCGCCGCTCGGAAGCACGGCTGCCCGTCGTCGGCCGCGTCGCCCAGCAGCAGCACGTTGGCCAGGTGCGCGATGTAGCTGGACGCCAAGCGCAGCGTCTCGATCTTGGATAGCTTGCGGTCCACCGGCTCGGTTGGGATGAGCGTGCGCAGCGCCGTGAAGGCCGTGTTCACGCTCTGCGTGCGGTCCCGCTCCCGCGCGTTGGCCGCCTGCCGCTGTCGCACCACCACCACCGGGCCCGCGCTGCtggccgcccgccgcccgcctccGGGGCCCGGGCCGCGCCGTGCCGCCTCCAGGCCCTCGCAGCAGCCGAACGACTGGTCGGAGGCGTCGCTCTCGCTGCGGTTCTCCTCGTCCTCGCTCAGTAGCCGCACGTCCGGGTACAGCACGTGCGCGCCGACGGGGCGCAGCAGCGCGAACGCCATGGGCGGCCGGCCGCTTCCCTTGGTGCGCCGCGTCCCAGCGTCTGCCGCGCCCCGCCGTGCGCTCCCGCGCGCTCCCACGGCTCAGCCGGCCACCGCCTTATAGCCGAGGGAGGGGCCAGTCCCGAGGCCGCcccggccggggcgggggggctcCGCCCTGGCCAATGGGGAGGCGCCCGCCGAGCCCCGGCCAATGGCTACGGGCCCTTCGCCCCAGTTCCCCAGGTTGAAAGCGGCCCGCGAGCTGATGGCCCGCCCTGAAGGCTCTGGATCCCCGCGGGCGAGCGGGGCAAAAGCTGGGGGTCGGGGTGGGTTGGGTGGGTGGAGTGGGCTGTTCCCAGATCCGGACTCATCTTCAGCCTAGACCGCAGGGAGGCTGCGGGCAGGTCCCTTTTCCTCTCctggcttcagtttcctcgtTCGAAAGGAAGATTGTAGAGAAACCAACTCGGGTTTTTCCTTCCTCAAATTCTAATACTGTGGTTCTGCAACTTTCGTGTAAGAATTAGGTAAGGGGGGGCTTTTGACTTGATAAATTCCCGGATTCCCCCCAATCTGATTCAGCCGACCCAGGATTCTGCATTATGTACAGGATGGTGGTGTCAGTGGAGAACAGTTGGAGAAACACTATAAACTTTCCAAATAAGGGCTtgatggtgtcacatccctgacgacaaacttaaaaaaaaaaaaaaaaaaaagcaaaacaaaaacaaaacacacaaacgcCAGtaactccattcattcattcatttattcaacaaatatttattgggtcccTGCTATGCCAGGCATGGTTTTAGGTGAGAATAGAGATGTGAACAAAACAAACTCTTTGCTTTCACAGAGTTGACATTTTGGTTGAGGTCCTACCACCAAAATGGTTGTGCGAGACACAGTGCTGAGTGCTTTACTGATCTTTACTTTCCTCTGCTGAAGTTGTGGGGAAGAACCCCTGATTTACAGATAAGACAGCTCTGGCCTTCAGGGTGAGTGAGGGCAGTGGTCCCAGCCTGTTTGGGACCCACTATCACCCCTGTCCTGTCTCCACCCCAGTAAAATGCAAGTTTCTCTCCCTTACTCCCCACAATCCCATCCTGGACTGCAGCAGCCTCCCTGGCTCCAAATCCACACACTTCCCTTCCCTCTGCTTGAAGTGCCAACACCACCCCCTCAAAAAACTCACCCTTACGAAGAGAGGGGGTAGGGGGAAATATCTTCCCTCattgccttccttccttctgaaaACCTTAGATTGTTCAGCCTGACATCTGACATGTCCTCTTCCTCAGAGGCCCTGGGAAGAATTACTGAGCTGATGATGGTTGTTGGGGTCCCCAGGTTGCTCATGCCCCTTTCCCAGCTCCATCCTGGGAACCGGCCAAGCCTATATTTGCTTGGCCTTGACAATAACTTTCTCTTTAGCCCAAATGGCAGCCCGTGCGGCAGAGAGAGCACAGGGAGTGAAGTCGGAAGGTTTCTAGGTGCGTTTCAGCTCCATCTTCCTTCTGGGCATCAGTTTTCTTGACGAtgcctcccagctctgccatgctATGCATTCCTGGCTCCCAGACCCAGGCCAGAatgggggagagatggggagctgGCTGCTGGGAGAGCAGTCCCTGAAGTCTTCAGGCCCTAGGGTCTTCAGGAAGGTCTGTTCCCACACCTGGCTCTCCCCCCCCTTCATTTGACCATGACCCCAGCCAGGCTGGGCtttgggaaggaggagaaggagactgCGAGGCCCCCTCCCTGCAGGGCCAGCCCCACACACAGCCCCAGGCCAAGCTGCTGCTTCCTGAGCCGATGAATTATTACCGGGAgatttccttccctgtctgcgcCTCCTCACAGGGGCTCCCGCTCCCTTCACTTTCgcttcccccccctccccctctcttctGCTCTGGACCCTCAGGCGGCTTGAAATTCCTCAGTCCAGCCCCCTCCCATTCCAGCACGACCTGGAGGAGCCAAATAGGGCGTGAACTGGGCccggaaggtggggagggggcttcctTGGAAGGCGCATTCATTCATTCGCTCCTCAGGCAGGTTTTGACATAGGCGACCCTGGGAGTAAAATAAAACCATGAATGAGACTCAGGACCTTCTGCAGCCCAGAGGGGAAGGCGAGCTGTAAACAAAGAATTCCAGGACAATGTGGTCGGTGCAAGCCAGGGCCTGGCATCAGAGAGACTCGGTTCCGGCCCAAGGTTAGCAGCCTCTTGGAGTCTCAGCTTCCTGCTCTGAAAACGGAggggtaataatagtacttattcCTAGAGCTGATAATgagtttatgccaggaatgccagggcctggcacacggaGCGCGAAACACCCGAGAGCAGTCTGTGCTAGTGGTGTCAGGGGCCGGGGCCCGCCGCTGAGGAGCACCCTGCCTGGGAAGGGACTGAGCAGCTTGGACTCTTCTAGGCCTTGtccctgggagtggggagggggctccTGCGAGTCTCAGCCCACCCACACGAGGCTTTCAGCTCCTCCCCTCCTCTGTTCCTCACCCTGCTGCAGCCCCACGGGCCTCCTCGCTATCCCTGGAGCCCACTTCTGCCTGGCACCCACTGTCCCCAGATATTCCCATAGCTAATTCCCTTACTTCCGTCCCATCTTCCCTCATATCTCATCTCCTCAGGGAGGCCTCCCCTACCCCTCAGCGCTCCTCtggctctccctctccccttcccctgctttaCTTCTTTCCAGAGTATTCATCATtactttcactcattcatttattcattcatccacaaatgttaattgagtacctactatgcaccaggcacggTTCTGGGTACTGGGAATACAGTGGCAAACACACtacatatttatttgtctgcCAGCTGTCTATCTGCACCAGAAAATAAGCTTCTTGGGGCAGCAACTTTGTATCAATATTTTGCTCATCTCACTTCCTCCTCATCACAACCTTCTGAGGTAGGTATTGTtattcccatgttacagatgaagaaactgaggttccgaGAGGGGAAAGTGACTCGCCAAGGTCACACCGGGGCCAGCGGAGGAACTCAGCTCAGTCTTCCTCAGCCACACAGCCTCTTAGGCAGCCCAGAGGCGTGTGAGGGCTGAGTAGGAGTCCACCAGGTAAGAGGAGGAGGGTCTTACAGGGTGAGAGAACAGCAGCTGACCCCTG
It includes:
- the TCF15 gene encoding transcription factor 15; this translates as MAFALLRPVGAHVLYPDVRLLSEDEENRSESDASDQSFGCCEGLEAARRGPGPGGGRRAASSAGPVVVVRQRQAANARERDRTQSVNTAFTALRTLIPTEPVDRKLSKIETLRLASSYIAHLANVLLLGDAADDGQPCFRAAGTTKSAVPAAPDGGRQPRSICTFCLSNQRKGGSRRDLGGSCLKVRGVAPVRVPRR